The Terriglobales bacterium genome includes a region encoding these proteins:
- a CDS encoding enoyl-CoA hydratase-related protein, whose amino-acid sequence MKFNTLLFNESAGVATITLNRPDKRNAISHELVDDLLLALDHAAQQESIHVVILTGAGKAFCSGMDLEDLKALATRSQAENVKDSETIARLCRSIYEFPKPTIAAVNGAAIAGGCGIATLCDFTLASHEARFGYTEVRIGFMPAIVSIFLIRQIGEKHARDLLLTGRILNADEAHRLGLVNDVVPPDQVMAFALQLARTLMENSPVSLRATKKLLSGYMHEELERQIHEAISHNAWIRTTEDFREGIAAFLEKRKPVWKGK is encoded by the coding sequence ATGAAATTCAACACGCTGTTGTTCAATGAATCTGCGGGCGTGGCTACGATCACGCTGAACCGTCCCGACAAGCGCAACGCTATCAGCCATGAATTGGTGGATGACCTGCTGCTCGCGCTGGATCACGCTGCCCAACAGGAATCCATACACGTGGTGATCCTGACAGGGGCGGGCAAAGCCTTCTGCTCCGGAATGGACCTTGAAGATCTCAAGGCCCTCGCCACCCGCTCGCAGGCCGAGAACGTAAAAGATTCCGAGACCATCGCGCGGCTCTGCCGCTCCATCTACGAGTTTCCTAAACCCACGATAGCCGCTGTGAACGGCGCCGCGATCGCCGGCGGTTGCGGCATTGCCACACTCTGTGACTTCACACTGGCATCGCATGAAGCCCGCTTTGGCTACACCGAAGTGCGCATCGGTTTTATGCCGGCCATCGTTTCGATTTTCCTGATCCGGCAAATCGGTGAAAAGCATGCCCGCGACCTGCTGTTGACAGGACGCATCCTCAATGCAGATGAAGCCCACCGGCTGGGCCTGGTGAACGACGTCGTGCCGCCTGACCAGGTAATGGCGTTCGCTCTTCAACTCGCCCGCACGCTGATGGAAAACAGCCCAGTCTCGCTGCGCGCTACCAAGAAGCTGCTCAGCGGCTACATGCATGAAGAACTGGAGCGCCAGATCCACGAAGCCATCAGTCATAATGCCTGGATCCGCACGACCGAAGATTTCCGCGAGGGCATTGCCGCGTTTCTGGAAAAGCGCAAACCTGTCTGGAAAGGGAAATGA
- a CDS encoding hydroxymethylglutaryl-CoA lyase, whose protein sequence is MNHSTKLIECPRDAWQGLAGQIPTGVKVEYLRSLVGAGFKHIDAVSFVSPKAVPQMADSEDVLKQLDPPDDVEIIGIVVNEKGAERAIATEAVRTLGFPYSLSPTFLQKNQSQSLEEAIDILEKIKLQADENALDMVVYISMAFGNPYGDLWNEDEVIEGVRILSDMDIRTISLADTVGVSSAEKIASIVKPVMSEFAEQEIGVHLHSRPDVAAEKILAAYDAGCRRFDGAIGGLGGCPFAQDELVGNIPTEIVLQALALRGAPAPGIKLTDSLIKMSADIGKQYSEKKIGY, encoded by the coding sequence ATGAATCATTCGACCAAGCTCATCGAATGCCCCCGCGACGCCTGGCAGGGACTGGCCGGGCAGATCCCAACGGGTGTCAAAGTCGAGTATTTACGAAGTCTCGTTGGCGCAGGGTTCAAGCACATTGATGCCGTCTCGTTTGTCTCGCCCAAAGCCGTTCCGCAGATGGCCGACTCCGAAGATGTGCTCAAGCAGCTTGACCCGCCCGACGACGTGGAAATTATCGGCATCGTGGTCAATGAAAAGGGTGCGGAGCGGGCGATTGCTACCGAAGCTGTGCGTACGCTGGGATTTCCTTACTCGCTCTCGCCCACGTTCCTGCAGAAAAACCAGAGCCAGTCGCTGGAAGAAGCCATTGATATCCTGGAGAAAATCAAGCTTCAAGCCGATGAGAATGCGTTGGACATGGTGGTGTATATTTCCATGGCATTCGGCAATCCCTACGGTGATTTGTGGAATGAAGATGAGGTCATCGAGGGCGTGCGCATTCTCTCTGACATGGATATCCGCACCATCTCCCTTGCCGATACGGTGGGCGTGTCTTCAGCCGAGAAGATTGCTTCGATTGTGAAGCCGGTGATGAGCGAATTCGCTGAGCAGGAGATCGGTGTGCACCTGCACAGCCGCCCCGATGTTGCAGCAGAAAAAATCCTAGCTGCCTACGATGCCGGGTGCCGCCGCTTTGACGGCGCTATTGGCGGGCTGGGGGGCTGTCCTTTTGCCCAGGATGAGTTGGTGGGGAATATCCCGACCGAAATTGTTCTGCAAGCGCTGGCGTTGCGCGGCGCACCTGCGCCGGGCATCAAGCTCACGGATTCTCTGATTAAGATGTCGGCCGATATTGGCAAGCAGTATAGCGAGAAAAAAATCGGCTACTGA
- a CDS encoding acyl-CoA carboxylase subunit beta, with the protein MPESTNTKSASALNRLESRIDPTSTRFEKNMRAMAELVAAVHTEQEKISEGGGTKAIESQHAKGRLTARERIDLLLDEDTEFFELGIYVAHGMYEEWGGAPAAGTVTGLARVHGRLFMLIVNDATVKAGAFFPMTAKKVIRAQNIAIENHIPTIYLVDSAGVFLPLQEDVFPDTDDFGRVFRNNAVMSAMGIPQVAAIMGMCVAGGAYLPLMCDHILMTEGSGLFLAGPALVQAAIGQKVSAEELGGAKMHSEISGTVDFREPDDESCIARIRSLVEKMGHKPTAPFDRKKTEAPQYAAEELYGIFESDPAKQYDMKEVIARIVDGSRFDEYKSDYGKTVLCGYARIGGFAVGIVANQKLHQQAISHEGEKHLEFGGVIYTESAEKAARFIMDCNQNLVPLVFLHDVNGFMVGRDAEWSGIIRAGAKMVNAVSNSVVPKITVIIGGSFGAGHYAMCGKAYDPRFVFAWPSARYAVMSGASAAGTLVEIKIKQLERSGKKLTDADKKELYESVKKTYDEQSDPRYGAARLWVDRILDPMETRSAIITALEAASLNPDVPEFKVGVLQT; encoded by the coding sequence ATGCCCGAAAGCACAAATACGAAATCTGCTTCTGCGTTGAACCGGCTCGAGTCGCGCATTGATCCTACTTCAACCCGCTTTGAAAAAAACATGCGTGCTATGGCCGAGCTGGTCGCCGCCGTTCACACCGAGCAGGAAAAAATCAGCGAAGGCGGCGGGACAAAAGCCATCGAGTCGCAACATGCTAAAGGACGCCTCACGGCACGTGAACGCATCGACCTTTTGTTAGATGAAGACACGGAATTTTTCGAACTGGGCATCTACGTCGCCCACGGCATGTATGAAGAGTGGGGAGGCGCGCCCGCAGCCGGAACAGTAACCGGCCTGGCGCGCGTACACGGGCGGCTGTTCATGTTGATCGTGAATGATGCCACTGTCAAAGCCGGGGCTTTCTTCCCCATGACGGCAAAGAAGGTCATCCGTGCACAGAACATCGCCATCGAAAACCATATCCCGACGATCTACCTGGTTGATTCTGCCGGCGTCTTTCTGCCGCTGCAGGAAGATGTGTTCCCCGACACCGACGACTTTGGCCGCGTCTTCCGCAATAACGCAGTGATGTCGGCCATGGGCATCCCCCAGGTTGCCGCCATCATGGGCATGTGCGTCGCCGGTGGCGCTTACCTGCCGCTCATGTGCGATCACATATTGATGACCGAAGGCAGCGGGCTTTTTCTGGCTGGTCCGGCGCTGGTGCAGGCCGCCATCGGGCAGAAAGTTTCTGCTGAAGAGTTGGGCGGAGCGAAAATGCATTCAGAGATTAGCGGCACGGTGGATTTCCGCGAACCCGATGACGAATCTTGTATAGCACGCATCCGCTCGCTGGTCGAAAAGATGGGCCACAAACCCACGGCCCCCTTTGACCGAAAAAAAACCGAAGCGCCGCAGTACGCCGCCGAAGAGCTGTACGGCATCTTCGAATCTGACCCGGCAAAGCAATATGACATGAAAGAAGTGATTGCCCGCATCGTAGATGGCAGCCGCTTCGATGAATACAAATCCGACTACGGCAAGACGGTGCTGTGTGGATACGCCCGCATCGGCGGCTTTGCCGTCGGCATCGTCGCCAATCAGAAGCTGCACCAGCAGGCCATCAGCCATGAAGGCGAAAAACACCTCGAGTTCGGAGGTGTGATTTATACCGAGTCAGCAGAAAAAGCCGCGCGCTTCATCATGGATTGCAATCAGAACCTCGTCCCCCTCGTCTTCCTGCACGACGTAAACGGCTTCATGGTGGGACGCGATGCCGAGTGGAGCGGCATTATCCGCGCCGGGGCGAAAATGGTGAACGCGGTCTCTAACTCTGTAGTCCCTAAAATCACGGTGATCATCGGTGGTTCTTTTGGCGCCGGACACTACGCCATGTGCGGCAAAGCCTACGATCCCCGCTTCGTCTTTGCCTGGCCGTCAGCGCGCTATGCGGTTATGAGCGGCGCTTCGGCGGCGGGGACATTAGTAGAAATCAAGATCAAACAACTCGAACGCAGCGGAAAGAAGCTGACTGACGCCGACAAAAAAGAGCTCTATGAATCGGTAAAGAAAACCTATGACGAGCAGAGCGACCCGCGCTACGGCGCCGCACGGTTGTGGGTTGACCGCATTCTCGATCCCATGGAGACGCGCAGTGCGATCATCACAGCGCTGGAAGCCGCGTCTTTAAATCCGGACGTCCCCGAGTTTAAGGTGGGGGTGCTGCAGACATGA